In a single window of the Pseudoxanthomonas sp. F37 genome:
- the msrP gene encoding protein-methionine-sulfoxide reductase catalytic subunit MsrP, whose amino-acid sequence MSLRDVLRIPASQVTDESVYRHRRRLLQAFAAAPTLALAGCAEAEPPPPPKVALTPEQARSGFRTAETLTRYQDVTSYNNFYEFGTGKADPSNARKTLKTSPWSVLVGGECARPGRIALEDLVKGLAPQERIYRLRCVEGWSMVIPWLGVPLGEVLKKFQPTSKAKYVAFTTLADPVQMPGVRYRAINWPYREGLRIDEAMHPLTLLATGLYGKPLPQQNGAPLRLVVPWKYGFKSIKSIVEIKFVERMPETAWHDLQPSEYGFFSNVNPEVDHPRWSQKTERRIAGTQSKLFAERIPTRMFNGYADQVASMYAGLDLKKWY is encoded by the coding sequence ATGTCCCTGCGCGACGTCCTGCGGATCCCCGCCTCCCAGGTCACCGACGAGTCGGTCTACCGGCACCGCCGCCGCCTGCTCCAGGCGTTCGCCGCCGCGCCGACCCTGGCGCTGGCCGGCTGTGCCGAAGCCGAACCCCCGCCCCCGCCGAAGGTCGCGCTGACGCCGGAGCAGGCCCGCTCCGGCTTCCGGACCGCCGAGACGCTGACCCGCTACCAGGACGTCACCAGCTACAACAACTTCTACGAGTTCGGCACGGGCAAGGCCGATCCCTCGAACGCGCGCAAGACCCTGAAGACCTCGCCGTGGTCGGTCCTGGTGGGCGGGGAATGCGCCAGGCCCGGCAGGATCGCACTGGAGGACCTCGTCAAGGGCCTGGCGCCGCAGGAGCGCATTTACCGGCTGCGCTGCGTGGAGGGCTGGTCGATGGTGATCCCCTGGCTGGGCGTTCCGCTGGGCGAGGTGCTGAAGAAGTTCCAGCCCACCTCGAAGGCCAAGTACGTGGCCTTCACCACGCTGGCCGATCCGGTGCAGATGCCGGGCGTGCGCTACCGGGCCATCAACTGGCCCTACCGCGAGGGCCTGCGCATCGACGAAGCCATGCATCCGCTCACCCTGCTCGCCACCGGGCTGTACGGCAAACCGTTGCCCCAGCAGAACGGCGCGCCGCTGCGGCTGGTGGTGCCCTGGAAGTACGGCTTCAAGAGCATCAAGTCGATCGTGGAGATCAAGTTCGTCGAACGCATGCCCGAGACGGCCTGGCATGACCTGCAGCCCTCGGAATACGGGTTCTTCTCCAACGTCAATCCGGAGGTGGACCATCCCCGCTGGAGCCAGAAAACCGAGCGGCGCATCGCCGGCACCCAGAGCAAGCTGTTCGCCGAGCGCATCCCCACGCGCATGTTCAACGGTTATGCGGACCAGGTCGCCTCGATGTATGCCGGGCTGGATCTGAAGAAATGGTACTGA
- the pheA gene encoding prephenate dehydratase yields MASKPSKPSKKPATGKKAEATPAPALSDVRAKIDGIDRQIQALIAERARFAHQVGKAKGKLAAAVDYYRPEREAQVLRMVVDRNEGPLSDEVLVHVFREIMSACLAQQEPLKIGYLGPEGTFSQQAVLKHFGRSAHGLPLASIEEVFQEVASGNADFGVVPVENSGQGTIQITLDMFLTSDLKICGEVELRVHQFLMSRTGRIDEIERIYAHPQSFAQTAGWLRANLPKVEKVPVSSNAEGARRARGSDDAAAIGGESAAHVYGLKKVVMSPIQDDKDNTTRFLVIGRSIFPPSGHDRTSVLVFIHDKPGALFDVLSPFARHGISMNRIESRPSHHAKWEYGFFIDLAGHVDDEAMKQALAELKQHSAQIKVLGSYPVAVP; encoded by the coding sequence ATGGCCTCCAAGCCCAGCAAACCCAGCAAGAAGCCCGCTACCGGCAAGAAGGCCGAAGCGACGCCCGCTCCGGCCCTCTCCGACGTGCGCGCCAAGATCGACGGCATCGACCGCCAGATCCAGGCGCTGATCGCCGAGCGCGCGCGCTTCGCCCACCAGGTCGGCAAGGCCAAGGGCAAGCTGGCCGCCGCCGTGGACTACTACCGGCCCGAGCGCGAGGCGCAGGTGCTGCGCATGGTGGTGGACCGCAACGAAGGCCCGCTCAGCGACGAGGTGCTGGTGCATGTCTTCCGCGAGATCATGTCCGCCTGCCTGGCGCAGCAGGAGCCGCTGAAGATCGGTTACCTGGGGCCGGAGGGCACCTTCAGCCAGCAGGCGGTCCTCAAGCATTTCGGTCGTTCGGCGCACGGTCTTCCGCTGGCCAGCATCGAAGAGGTGTTCCAGGAAGTGGCCAGCGGCAACGCCGATTTCGGCGTGGTGCCGGTGGAGAACTCGGGGCAGGGCACCATCCAGATCACCCTGGACATGTTCCTGACCTCGGATCTGAAGATCTGCGGCGAGGTGGAACTGCGCGTGCACCAGTTCCTCATGTCGCGCACCGGCCGCATCGACGAGATCGAGCGCATCTACGCGCACCCGCAGTCCTTCGCGCAGACCGCAGGCTGGCTGCGCGCCAACCTGCCGAAGGTGGAGAAAGTGCCGGTGTCGAGCAATGCCGAAGGCGCGCGCCGGGCCCGCGGCAGCGACGACGCCGCCGCCATCGGCGGCGAGAGCGCCGCCCACGTGTATGGCCTGAAGAAGGTCGTCATGAGCCCTATCCAGGACGACAAGGACAACACCACGCGCTTCCTGGTGATCGGCCGCAGCATCTTCCCGCCGTCCGGCCACGACCGCACCTCGGTGCTGGTCTTCATCCACGACAAGCCCGGCGCGCTGTTCGACGTGCTCAGCCCGTTCGCACGCCACGGCATCAGCATGAACCGCATCGAATCGCGCCCCTCGCACCACGCCAAGTGGGAGTACGGCTTCTTCATCGACCTGGCCGGCCATGTCGACGACGAGGCGATGAAGCAGGCGCTGGCCGAACTGAAACAGCATTCGGCGCAGATCAAGGTGCTGGGATCGTACCCGGTTGCGGTGCCTTAG
- a CDS encoding energy transducer TonB, with the protein MSAPQPHEPHFTLRLPRTALRNAAIAFGAGLLLFLIVWWAGRDDGFYTAQPTLPGKAAPVEALPEPLSTGDGASGMEEPAPRASSDERPQLVEEKPMPTPVPEATAPTPPEATAPLAPGVTLAPGDVPVPIPGQTPAPEYPPAAMRSGDQGTVLVRVEVGADGVPVSVEVAQRSGSRDLDRAAVDAVRQWRFQPAQRDGQAVAGAVTVPIDFKMR; encoded by the coding sequence ATGTCGGCCCCGCAACCGCACGAACCCCATTTCACCCTCCGTCTGCCCCGCACCGCCCTGCGCAACGCCGCCATCGCCTTCGGCGCGGGCCTGCTGCTGTTCCTGATCGTGTGGTGGGCCGGCCGCGACGACGGCTTCTACACCGCCCAACCCACCCTGCCCGGCAAGGCCGCGCCGGTCGAGGCGCTGCCCGAGCCGCTGTCCACCGGCGACGGTGCCAGCGGCATGGAAGAGCCGGCGCCGCGCGCCTCCAGCGACGAGCGCCCGCAACTGGTGGAGGAAAAGCCGATGCCCACGCCGGTACCGGAAGCCACCGCTCCCACCCCGCCGGAAGCCACGGCCCCCCTCGCCCCCGGCGTGACCCTGGCGCCCGGCGATGTGCCGGTGCCGATCCCCGGCCAGACCCCCGCGCCGGAGTATCCGCCGGCCGCCATGCGCAGCGGCGACCAGGGCACGGTGCTGGTGCGCGTGGAAGTGGGCGCCGACGGCGTGCCGGTATCGGTGGAGGTGGCCCAGCGCAGCGGCTCGCGCGACCTGGACCGCGCCGCGGTGGACGCTGTGCGCCAGTGGCGCTTCCAGCCGGCGCAGCGCGACGGCCAGGCCGTGGCGGGCGCGGTGACGGTGCCGATCGATTTCAAGATGCGGTGA
- a CDS encoding energy transducer TonB, with product MSMPTNNEYRTADTVEDTTVEPRRSTSPVLLMLLAFAVAAAALVWWTQSRRATEAPVAALPAPVMDDAAQPANERAAAAPESKRAERTAATRPAPISRDARPMAGNAEPKYPAAMLRAGVGGTVVVLAEVDAQGTPIDVRVVERSGERDLDRAAVNAVRQWRFEPAMRNGKAIATSVKVPVDFKPI from the coding sequence ATGTCGATGCCCACGAACAACGAATACCGCACCGCGGACACCGTGGAAGACACCACGGTGGAACCGCGTCGTTCCACCTCGCCCGTGTTGCTGATGCTGCTGGCATTCGCGGTGGCGGCCGCGGCACTGGTCTGGTGGACGCAGTCGCGCCGGGCGACCGAAGCGCCCGTGGCCGCCCTACCGGCACCGGTGATGGATGATGCGGCCCAGCCCGCGAACGAGCGCGCCGCGGCCGCCCCTGAAAGCAAGCGCGCAGAGCGCACGGCCGCGACCCGCCCTGCGCCGATCAGCCGCGACGCCCGGCCGATGGCCGGCAATGCCGAGCCCAAGTACCCGGCCGCGATGCTGCGAGCCGGTGTCGGTGGCACGGTGGTGGTGCTGGCCGAGGTCGATGCCCAGGGCACCCCGATCGACGTGCGCGTGGTCGAGCGCAGCGGCGAACGCGATCTGGACCGCGCTGCGGTGAACGCCGTGCGCCAGTGGCGCTTCGAGCCGGCCATGCGCAACGGCAAGGCCATCGCCACCAGCGTGAAGGTGCCGGTGGACTTCAAGCCCATCTGA
- the aroA gene encoding 3-phosphoshikimate 1-carboxyvinyltransferase, which translates to MNTQDWIASAGRALSGTLDIPGDKSVSHRAVMFAALADGASTIDGFLEGEDTRATAAIFSRLGVRIETPSPSRRIVHGVGVDGLKAAQGPLDCGNAGTGMRLLAGLLAAQRFDSVLIGDASLSRRPMRRVTGPLAMMGARIDTGEGGLPPLRIHGGQRLTGIDYTLEVASAQVKSAVLLAGLYAEGETVVREPHPTRDYTERMLKAFGVDIAFSPGFARLRGGQRLKATDIAVPADFSSAAFFLVAASIIPGSELRLRAVGLNPRRTGLLQALRLMGADITEENASEHGGEPVADLVVRHAPLRGIEVPEALVPDMIDEFPALFVAAAAADGPTVVRGAAELRVKESDRLASMANGLRALGLRVDETPDGATIFPGALQGGEVESHGDHRIAMAFSIAGQLSSGGVRIGDVANVATSFPDYDGLATGAGFGLRKA; encoded by the coding sequence ATGAACACACAAGACTGGATCGCCTCTGCCGGCCGCGCGCTGAGCGGCACCTTGGACATCCCCGGCGACAAGTCGGTGTCGCACCGCGCGGTGATGTTCGCCGCGCTGGCCGATGGCGCCTCGACCATCGACGGCTTCCTGGAAGGCGAGGACACCCGCGCCACCGCCGCGATCTTCTCGCGGCTGGGCGTGCGGATCGAAACCCCGTCTCCTTCGCGCCGCATCGTGCATGGCGTGGGCGTCGATGGCCTGAAGGCCGCGCAGGGCCCGCTGGACTGCGGCAATGCCGGCACCGGCATGCGCCTGCTGGCCGGCCTGCTGGCCGCGCAGCGGTTCGACAGCGTGCTGATCGGCGACGCGTCGCTGTCCAGGCGCCCCATGCGCCGCGTCACCGGGCCGCTGGCCATGATGGGCGCGCGCATCGACACCGGGGAAGGCGGCCTGCCGCCGCTGCGCATCCACGGGGGCCAGCGGTTGACGGGCATCGACTACACGCTGGAAGTCGCCAGTGCGCAGGTGAAGTCCGCCGTCCTGCTGGCCGGCCTGTATGCCGAAGGCGAGACCGTGGTGCGCGAGCCGCACCCCACCCGCGACTACACCGAGCGCATGCTGAAGGCGTTCGGCGTGGATATCGCGTTTTCGCCCGGGTTTGCGCGCCTGCGCGGCGGGCAGCGCTTGAAGGCCACGGACATCGCCGTGCCCGCGGATTTCTCCTCGGCCGCGTTCTTCCTGGTCGCCGCCAGCATCATTCCCGGGTCCGAACTGCGCCTGCGCGCGGTCGGCCTGAATCCCCGTCGCACCGGCCTGCTGCAGGCGCTGCGCCTGATGGGCGCGGACATCACCGAAGAGAATGCCAGCGAGCACGGCGGCGAACCGGTGGCCGATCTGGTGGTGCGCCATGCGCCGCTGCGTGGCATCGAGGTGCCGGAAGCGCTGGTGCCGGACATGATCGATGAGTTCCCGGCGCTGTTCGTGGCGGCCGCGGCCGCGGACGGCCCCACCGTCGTGCGGGGCGCGGCGGAACTGCGGGTGAAGGAATCCGACCGCCTGGCCAGCATGGCCAACGGCCTGCGCGCGCTGGGCCTGCGCGTGGACGAGACGCCGGACGGCGCCACGATCTTCCCGGGCGCACTGCAGGGCGGTGAAGTGGAGAGCCATGGCGACCACCGCATCGCCATGGCGTTCTCCATCGCCGGCCAGCTGTCCTCCGGTGGGGTGCGCATCGGCGACGTGGCCAATGTGGCCACCTCGTTTCCGGATTACGACGGCCTGGCGACGGGCGCGGGGTTCGGGTTGCGGAAGGCGTGA
- the msrQ gene encoding protein-methionine-sulfoxide reductase heme-binding subunit MsrQ: MRKASAGLVAAKTLVHALVLTPLALLAWQFHDVWRNGSDALGADPVAEIEHRTGLWALRLLMVALAITPLRQLTGQPVLLRFRRMMGLYAFFYASLHLAAYLALDLRGYWTQIFEEIVKRPYITVGFTAWLLLVPLAITSTQGWMRRLGRRWGQLHKLVYAIGVLAVLHFWWLVKSDIREPLLYAGILSALLGWRLWKSLSRRRTAAAR; the protein is encoded by the coding sequence ATGCGCAAGGCCTCCGCCGGCCTGGTCGCCGCCAAGACCCTGGTCCACGCGCTGGTCCTGACCCCGCTCGCCCTCCTCGCATGGCAATTCCACGACGTATGGCGCAATGGCAGCGACGCACTGGGTGCCGATCCGGTGGCCGAGATCGAGCACCGCACCGGCCTGTGGGCGCTCCGCCTGCTGATGGTGGCGCTGGCGATCACGCCCCTGCGCCAGCTGACCGGCCAACCGGTGCTGCTGCGCTTCCGCCGGATGATGGGCCTGTACGCCTTCTTCTACGCCAGCCTGCACCTGGCGGCCTACCTGGCGCTGGACCTGCGCGGCTACTGGACCCAGATCTTCGAAGAGATCGTCAAGCGTCCCTACATCACCGTCGGCTTCACCGCGTGGCTGCTGCTGGTGCCGCTGGCGATCACCTCCACCCAGGGCTGGATGCGGCGCCTCGGCCGGCGCTGGGGCCAGCTGCACAAGCTGGTCTACGCCATCGGCGTACTGGCGGTGCTGCATTTCTGGTGGCTGGTGAAATCCGACATCCGCGAGCCACTGCTGTATGCGGGCATCCTGTCCGCACTGCTGGGCTGGCGCCTGTGGAAATCGCTCAGCCGGCGCCGAACAGCAGCAGCGCGCTGA
- a CDS encoding polyhydroxyalkanoic acid system family protein has translation MASIDIQHPHSKTPAQARKAIEGVAKKLSERFDMDYDWDGDTLNFSRSGVEGRIALLTDTLRVTATLGFLLSAMKGPIEAEIRRVLSEKFD, from the coding sequence ATGGCCAGCATCGACATCCAGCATCCGCATTCCAAGACGCCCGCGCAGGCGCGGAAGGCCATCGAAGGCGTGGCGAAGAAGCTCTCCGAGCGCTTCGACATGGACTACGACTGGGACGGCGACACGCTGAACTTCAGTCGATCGGGCGTGGAAGGCCGGATTGCGCTGCTGACGGACACGCTGCGCGTCACCGCCACCCTGGGTTTCCTGCTCTCGGCGATGAAAGGCCCGATCGAGGCGGAGATCCGCCGGGTGCTGAGCGAGAAGTTCGACTGA
- the serC gene encoding phosphoserine transaminase, whose translation MTRAFNFSAGPATLPESVLRQAQAEMLDWNGIGASIVEISHRSQDFIAVAAEAEADLRRLVGISDDYAVLFLSGGATTHQALLAMNFAAPGQVVDYVVTGHWGKTAIKQAKPYCTVNIAADGEPGGFHDIPPRASWQLTPGAAYVHITANETIHGVEFRHTPDVGEVPLFADFSSSIASEPLDVSKYGVIYAGAQKNLGPVGVAVVIIRKDLFERSGQPRADIFDYRSHAARDSMLNTPPTWNWYLAGLVFKWMLAEGGVEEFARRNALKSSLVYGAIDASGGFYRNEVVPAVRSRMNIPFFLPDETLTSRFVAESKAAGLLALKGHKAVGGIRASLYNALPVEGAQALVDFMCDFQQRNG comes from the coding sequence ATGACGCGCGCGTTCAACTTCAGTGCCGGTCCCGCCACCCTGCCCGAATCGGTCCTGCGGCAGGCGCAGGCCGAGATGCTCGACTGGAACGGCATCGGCGCGTCCATCGTGGAAATCAGCCACCGCAGCCAGGACTTCATCGCCGTGGCCGCCGAGGCCGAAGCCGACCTGCGCAGGCTGGTCGGCATCTCCGACGACTACGCCGTGCTGTTCCTGTCCGGCGGCGCCACCACCCACCAGGCCCTGCTGGCGATGAACTTCGCCGCGCCCGGCCAGGTGGTGGACTACGTGGTCACCGGCCACTGGGGCAAGACCGCGATCAAGCAGGCCAAGCCCTACTGCACGGTCAACATCGCCGCCGACGGCGAACCGGGCGGTTTCCACGACATCCCGCCGCGGGCCAGCTGGCAGCTCACGCCCGGTGCGGCCTATGTGCACATCACCGCCAACGAGACCATCCACGGCGTGGAGTTCCGCCATACGCCGGACGTGGGCGAGGTGCCGCTGTTCGCCGATTTCAGTTCGTCCATCGCCTCCGAGCCGCTGGACGTGTCGAAGTACGGCGTGATCTATGCCGGGGCGCAGAAGAACCTGGGCCCGGTGGGGGTGGCGGTGGTGATCATCCGCAAGGACCTGTTCGAACGCAGCGGCCAGCCGCGCGCCGACATCTTCGATTACCGCTCGCATGCGGCCCGCGACTCCATGCTCAACACGCCGCCGACCTGGAACTGGTACCTGGCCGGCCTGGTGTTCAAGTGGATGCTCGCCGAGGGCGGCGTCGAGGAGTTCGCGCGCCGCAACGCGCTGAAGTCCTCGCTCGTCTACGGGGCCATCGATGCCTCCGGCGGCTTCTACCGCAACGAGGTGGTGCCGGCGGTCCGCTCGCGGATGAACATCCCGTTCTTCCTGCCCGATGAGACCCTGACCTCGCGCTTCGTGGCCGAATCCAAGGCGGCCGGACTGCTGGCGCTGAAAGGGCACAAGGCGGTCGGCGGCATCCGTGCCTCGCTGTACAACGCGCTGCCGGTGGAAGGCGCGCAGGCGCTGGTCGACTTCATGTGCGATTTCCAGCAACGCAACGGATGA
- a CDS encoding restriction endonuclease: MSIWFLGLAVTLVSGAAATAYFWLLRRPRDEMSYGLHALSGLRWREFSKLVLAAMARRGLVEASPDPQDSREPQSTFLLARGDERWLLSCKHGSAYRIAAAPVQELAASIRLGAAHGGILATEGNVEKEGRDAAQGNTIELLDGPRLWPEVVDLIEPGLREQVVAYAAARAKRHIGIAWFGALAVGAMAMAAWPNTPAPARPAPGAASPAASGATTPAPVPAQPAAFREPTEEELEIQMREVLKALARTPGITRGVWQTKLTLSVDLAAGGQDAWPRICSELERYPALRTSRVQLNPPPGSGEPVRWRQCKTL, encoded by the coding sequence ATGTCCATCTGGTTCCTTGGCCTGGCCGTCACTCTGGTGAGTGGCGCGGCCGCCACCGCCTATTTCTGGCTGCTCCGCCGCCCCCGCGATGAGATGTCCTACGGCCTGCATGCGTTGTCGGGACTGCGCTGGCGCGAATTCTCGAAACTGGTCCTGGCCGCGATGGCGCGCCGGGGACTGGTCGAAGCCAGTCCCGATCCGCAGGACAGCCGCGAGCCGCAGTCCACCTTCCTGCTCGCCCGTGGCGACGAACGCTGGCTGCTCTCGTGCAAGCATGGTTCGGCCTACCGGATCGCCGCCGCACCGGTCCAGGAACTTGCCGCCAGCATCCGTCTGGGCGCGGCCCATGGCGGCATCCTGGCCACCGAAGGCAATGTGGAGAAGGAAGGCCGCGATGCCGCCCAGGGCAACACCATCGAACTGCTGGACGGCCCGCGTCTGTGGCCGGAAGTGGTGGACCTGATCGAACCCGGCCTGCGCGAGCAGGTGGTCGCCTACGCTGCCGCGCGCGCCAAGCGCCATATCGGCATCGCCTGGTTCGGCGCGCTGGCCGTGGGCGCCATGGCCATGGCCGCTTGGCCCAACACCCCCGCGCCGGCGCGCCCGGCTCCCGGAGCCGCCTCGCCCGCCGCGTCCGGCGCCACGACCCCCGCACCGGTACCGGCACAGCCCGCCGCCTTCCGCGAGCCCACCGAGGAAGAACTGGAAATCCAGATGCGCGAGGTGCTCAAGGCGCTGGCCAGGACCCCCGGCATCACGCGCGGCGTGTGGCAGACCAAACTGACCCTCAGCGTGGACCTTGCGGCCGGCGGGCAGGACGCATGGCCGCGGATCTGCAGCGAGCTCGAGCGCTACCCTGCGCTGCGTACGAGCCGTGTGCAGCTCAATCCGCCCCCCGGCAGCGGCGAACCGGTGCGCTGGCGGCAGTGCAAGACCCTGTGA
- a CDS encoding phasin family protein codes for MATLKKSARKKTASASSNETLQAQAEQLSKRLGESAQQVWLAGVGAFGRAQAEGTKLFETLVKEGLSLEQTTRKAAGGKAQAMRDAMETTVGQARERASDTWDRLEKVFEERVHRALRRLEVPSREDLSALIDRVDALNAELRKLGGVPAAKPARARKTAAKKPAPAAKKTPSKRASRRKAAP; via the coding sequence ATGGCCACGCTGAAGAAATCCGCACGCAAGAAGACCGCTTCCGCTTCCAGCAACGAAACCCTGCAGGCCCAGGCCGAGCAGTTGTCCAAGCGCCTTGGCGAGTCCGCGCAGCAGGTCTGGCTGGCCGGGGTGGGCGCCTTCGGACGCGCACAGGCCGAAGGCACCAAACTGTTCGAGACCCTGGTCAAGGAGGGCCTGTCGCTGGAACAGACCACGCGCAAGGCGGCCGGCGGAAAGGCCCAGGCCATGCGCGATGCGATGGAAACCACCGTGGGCCAGGCGCGCGAACGTGCGTCCGACACCTGGGACCGGCTGGAGAAGGTGTTCGAGGAGCGCGTGCACCGCGCACTGCGGCGCCTCGAGGTACCCAGCCGTGAGGACCTTTCGGCGCTGATCGACCGCGTGGATGCGCTGAATGCCGAACTGCGCAAGCTGGGCGGCGTGCCCGCCGCGAAGCCGGCACGGGCGCGCAAGACCGCCGCCAAAAAACCGGCGCCGGCAGCGAAGAAGACGCCCTCCAAGCGTGCATCGCGCAGGAAGGCCGCACCATAA
- a CDS encoding FHA domain-containing protein: MQNLRLHFTNRPAPDRPLTTGVHRIVREAAGTIGVGDALQGALLAQICVDRRGLWLQVANGMRGVHINGRPVKRMAVLRPGDAVYVEGVELLLQSGFQSAAELRDSDAGQGDARVVLRGLGGKYHGRSVSLEHPRIVGRAREADIRIDDPAFAERHARLELRGDRVLLRDLGSAEGTRVNGMAVRDALLAAGDQVVFDAQHRFVLEVPWAPSARAEESATPDDAAQAPAEGEAPPVARASVRRWPWLLLAAVLMAAALSALLLFGAG, encoded by the coding sequence GTGCAGAACCTCAGACTTCACTTCACCAACCGCCCCGCGCCCGACCGGCCGCTCACCACCGGCGTCCACCGCATCGTGCGCGAGGCCGCCGGCACCATCGGCGTGGGCGACGCGCTGCAGGGTGCGTTGCTGGCGCAGATCTGCGTGGACCGGCGTGGCCTGTGGCTGCAGGTGGCCAACGGCATGCGCGGGGTGCACATCAATGGCCGTCCGGTGAAGCGGATGGCCGTGCTGCGGCCGGGCGATGCGGTGTATGTGGAAGGCGTGGAGCTGCTGCTGCAGTCGGGGTTCCAGTCGGCGGCGGAGTTGCGCGACAGCGACGCCGGCCAGGGCGACGCCCGGGTGGTGCTGCGCGGCCTGGGCGGCAAGTACCACGGCAGGAGCGTGTCGCTGGAGCACCCGCGCATCGTCGGCCGTGCACGCGAGGCGGACATCCGCATCGATGATCCTGCCTTCGCCGAGCGCCATGCCCGGCTCGAACTGCGCGGCGACCGCGTGTTGCTGCGCGATCTGGGATCGGCCGAGGGTACCCGCGTCAATGGCATGGCGGTGCGCGATGCGCTGCTGGCCGCGGGCGACCAGGTGGTGTTCGATGCCCAGCACCGGTTCGTGCTCGAGGTGCCCTGGGCCCCCAGTGCGCGGGCGGAGGAATCGGCAACGCCTGACGATGCCGCCCAGGCGCCCGCCGAGGGCGAGGCCCCGCCGGTGGCCAGAGCCTCGGTACGGCGTTGGCCGTGGTTGCTGCTCGCGGCCGTGCTGATGGCCGCCGCGCTCAGCGCGCTGCTGCTGTTCGGCGCCGGCTGA
- a CDS encoding patatin-like phospholipase family protein, translated as MLSIHSARRRGRNGKIGLAIAGGGPIGGMYELGALRALDEALDGLDLTRMDCYVGVSSGAFLAAGLANRMSTAEMCRIFITGTSDDAEFRPDTFLRPNVGEYLRRAASLPGLYADWMSRLLRSPRRATRWSDLFLRFGGLVPTGIFDNQEVERFLRDIFTRRGRSNDFRTLEADLFVVAVDLDSGEAVRFGEPGWDEVPISRAVQASSALPGLYPPVEIGGRHFLDGALRRTMHASTVLDRGIDLMIGINPLVPFDANQATPRADQAEQVGLASGGLPAVLSQTLRTLLQSRMQIGMEKYPLRYPDIDQLVFEPNSDDSELFFTNLFSFSSRHRVCQLAYRNTLADLRKRATTLKPMLAAHGIRYNEDIVHDRNRSILAGLDMAPRMTETTARLRRALDDVDQLVSRHRAARHS; from the coding sequence ATGCTTTCGATCCACAGCGCACGGCGGCGGGGCCGCAACGGCAAGATCGGCCTGGCGATCGCCGGCGGCGGTCCCATCGGCGGCATGTACGAACTGGGTGCGCTGCGCGCGCTCGACGAGGCTCTGGACGGCCTGGACCTGACCCGCATGGACTGTTACGTGGGCGTCAGTTCCGGCGCCTTCCTGGCGGCTGGCCTGGCCAACCGCATGTCCACGGCCGAGATGTGCCGCATCTTCATCACCGGCACCAGCGATGATGCGGAGTTCCGGCCGGACACCTTCCTGCGCCCGAACGTGGGCGAATACCTGCGCCGCGCGGCCAGCCTGCCGGGGCTGTATGCCGACTGGATGTCGCGCCTGCTGCGCAGCCCGCGCCGCGCCACGCGCTGGTCGGACCTGTTCCTGCGCTTCGGCGGCCTGGTGCCCACCGGGATCTTCGACAACCAGGAGGTGGAACGCTTCCTGCGCGACATCTTCACCCGGCGCGGCCGCAGCAACGATTTCCGCACGCTGGAGGCGGACCTGTTCGTGGTGGCGGTGGACCTGGACAGCGGCGAGGCCGTGCGCTTCGGCGAGCCGGGCTGGGACGAGGTCCCGATTTCGCGCGCGGTGCAGGCCAGTTCCGCCCTGCCCGGCCTGTATCCGCCGGTGGAGATCGGCGGCCGCCACTTCCTTGATGGCGCGCTGCGCCGCACGATGCATGCCAGCACCGTGCTGGACCGCGGCATCGACCTGATGATCGGCATCAATCCCCTGGTGCCGTTCGATGCCAACCAGGCCACCCCCCGGGCCGACCAGGCCGAACAGGTCGGCCTGGCCAGCGGCGGCCTGCCCGCGGTGCTTTCGCAGACGCTGCGCACCCTGCTGCAGTCGCGCATGCAGATCGGCATGGAGAAGTACCCGCTGCGGTATCCGGACATCGACCAGCTGGTGTTCGAGCCCAACTCGGACGACAGCGAACTGTTCTTCACCAACCTCTTCAGCTTCTCCTCCCGCCACCGGGTCTGCCAGCTGGCCTACCGCAACACGCTGGCCGACCTGCGCAAGCGGGCCACCACCCTCAAGCCGATGCTGGCCGCGCACGGCATCCGCTACAACGAAGACATCGTCCATGACCGCAACCGGTCCATCCTGGCGGGCCTGGACATGGCGCCGCGCATGACCGAGACCACGGCCCGCCTGCGTCGCGCCCTGGACGATGTGGACCAGCTGGTGTCCCGCCACCGCGCGGCACGTCATTCCTGA